In Bacteroidota bacterium, a single window of DNA contains:
- a CDS encoding T9SS type A sorting domain-containing protein, with product MSRDNDEPLESAAGDRDNPDAAYQWRYAILAGNQRNVDFQQKRREAVTYTAQKMKKSGALRKTSAASWSALGPGNIGGRVRSIVINPQNSAEILIGSVSGGIWKTTDDGATWTPRSDSLDVMAIGSMVVDPTNGNVVYAGTGEGWLNEDAVYGGGIYKTTDFGDTWTLLPSTTGASVEDFRDVMKITADPAGNIYAATKDYTYKYGGGEYTLSGGLFMSTDGGTSWAKISSTDQSTNYFTPDDVVAVSSSTIVFSVESNGLTRGGIYRTTNGGATWSKDTLHMPSSNYGRIAMTQDPTTPNTLYAVFESLDLSASGDGGLKGIFKSTDAGASWSQLTSPPKLQSTGGLSYLKDQGWYDNVIAVDPNNSDNIYVGGIDLMKSTNGGSSWAQISYWDLFYGAPYVHCDHHAIVFDKNNPNTIIEGNDGGVYRTTNGGSTWTNLNNGLAITQFYSGAVFASGPTYYGGTQDNGHLKYSGNGSVWIEAASGDGGYSAQDQTNNSIAYEEYVNLAMAKTTDGGVTWNNCTTGLSDANDQNKSLFIAPFTMNPENSAVLLAGSNRVWFTNNSAGTWTAASGVLSSNYHVSAVTIVNGTTNYLAFAGTTSGKIFRCTDLNPAAGDSSWQEITPPGNNGGWVRRITIDPGNKSRLFACYGGYNTSGTLASRHIWYSTDQGGTWSDVSLTLPNVPVHSLVLDPDNPSTVYCGTETGVYTSMDNGTTWSPFNSGMPLYVPTDELVIQSGTKAIFAFTHGRGAFSTAPSLNVSPGWTGQNSGVNTELYTVKAVSQSVAWAAGSEGQVLATTDGGTNWKPAGGGPIGSADIYTVSALDANTAFVSSTPDSITYIYRTTNGGSTWTQVYSLVDGFIDGIKMIDANNGIAVGDPVGGKWTILRTTDGGATWGRIATEPAQAGEEAGWNNAVAVFGTSDIWFGTNASSIYHSTDGGASWSSAQVPFGNCVSVSFNSAAYGVAGSDSNTAVRTTDGGNTWTPISIGGSGFVGGVSGAGVDFYAAEGGSVYHSSDRGATWTASFTGSIGSLNHLDFASNGSSAFGWIVSSSGDIAAFSGALSGVERTVSTVPSEFVLGQNYPNPFNPSTKIDFQIPAQSRVLLVVYNSLGEEVATLVDNFMTAGTHSVEWNGMNRFNASAASGVYFYRLTAGKFVQTKKMLLVK from the coding sequence ATGTCTCGTGATAACGACGAGCCATTGGAATCTGCCGCCGGCGACCGGGACAATCCTGATGCGGCGTATCAATGGCGGTATGCGATCCTTGCAGGGAACCAGCGGAACGTCGACTTCCAGCAGAAGCGGCGCGAAGCCGTGACGTACACCGCCCAAAAAATGAAGAAGTCCGGCGCATTGCGAAAAACTTCAGCCGCTTCGTGGTCGGCTCTCGGCCCCGGCAATATCGGCGGAAGGGTCCGTTCGATCGTCATCAATCCGCAGAACAGCGCGGAAATCCTTATCGGCTCGGTTTCAGGGGGGATCTGGAAGACCACCGACGACGGAGCGACATGGACGCCCAGGTCGGATTCGCTCGACGTGATGGCGATCGGTTCGATGGTTGTCGATCCAACAAACGGCAATGTGGTCTACGCGGGTACGGGCGAAGGGTGGCTGAACGAAGATGCGGTGTACGGCGGCGGAATTTACAAAACGACCGACTTCGGCGACACATGGACGCTTCTCCCGAGTACGACCGGCGCCTCGGTCGAAGATTTTAGGGACGTCATGAAGATCACCGCAGATCCCGCCGGGAATATTTATGCCGCGACGAAGGATTATACCTATAAATACGGCGGAGGAGAATATACGCTCTCGGGAGGGCTGTTTATGTCGACCGACGGCGGAACTTCATGGGCAAAAATCAGTTCAACCGACCAGTCGACGAATTATTTCACGCCGGATGATGTCGTAGCGGTTTCTTCTTCGACCATTGTCTTTTCCGTGGAGTCCAACGGATTGACGCGGGGAGGCATTTATCGAACGACGAACGGCGGTGCGACCTGGTCGAAGGATACTCTCCATATGCCGTCGTCGAACTACGGAAGAATTGCAATGACGCAGGACCCGACTACCCCGAACACGCTGTATGCCGTATTCGAATCGCTCGACCTGTCCGCTTCCGGCGACGGCGGTCTGAAGGGAATATTCAAATCGACCGATGCCGGCGCAAGCTGGTCTCAGCTCACCTCTCCGCCGAAACTTCAATCAACCGGAGGCCTGTCGTACCTGAAAGACCAGGGGTGGTATGACAATGTCATCGCCGTCGACCCGAACAACTCCGACAATATTTACGTTGGCGGAATCGACCTCATGAAATCGACCAACGGAGGTTCGTCGTGGGCGCAAATCTCATACTGGGATCTATTTTACGGAGCCCCGTATGTTCATTGCGACCATCATGCCATTGTGTTCGATAAGAATAACCCTAACACGATCATAGAAGGGAACGACGGAGGAGTGTACCGAACGACGAACGGAGGTTCGACCTGGACGAACCTGAACAACGGACTCGCCATCACGCAATTTTACAGCGGTGCGGTCTTCGCCAGCGGGCCGACATATTATGGGGGGACGCAGGACAACGGTCATTTGAAATACAGCGGCAATGGGTCTGTCTGGATAGAAGCGGCAAGCGGCGACGGGGGTTACTCTGCACAGGATCAGACCAATAACTCCATCGCGTATGAAGAATACGTCAATCTTGCGATGGCAAAAACCACCGATGGAGGCGTTACATGGAACAACTGCACAACCGGGTTGAGTGATGCCAACGACCAGAATAAATCGCTCTTCATCGCTCCGTTCACCATGAATCCGGAAAATTCCGCCGTCCTTCTCGCCGGTTCCAACCGCGTATGGTTTACGAATAATTCGGCCGGGACGTGGACTGCCGCCAGCGGTGTGCTCTCATCTAACTATCACGTTAGCGCAGTGACGATCGTCAATGGAACCACAAACTATCTGGCCTTTGCCGGAACTACCAGCGGAAAGATCTTTCGATGCACCGATCTTAACCCTGCTGCTGGAGATTCATCGTGGCAGGAGATCACTCCTCCCGGAAACAACGGAGGGTGGGTACGACGGATCACCATCGACCCTGGAAACAAAAGCCGGCTGTTCGCCTGCTATGGCGGCTACAACACCAGCGGAACGCTCGCATCACGTCACATCTGGTATTCAACCGATCAGGGAGGAACTTGGTCGGACGTATCGCTGACGCTTCCCAACGTTCCCGTCCATTCTCTCGTGCTCGACCCGGATAATCCTTCAACCGTCTATTGTGGTACCGAAACGGGTGTCTATACGTCGATGGATAACGGGACCACATGGTCACCGTTCAATTCTGGAATGCCGTTGTATGTACCTACCGACGAGCTGGTCATTCAAAGCGGCACTAAAGCAATTTTTGCGTTTACACACGGACGCGGAGCTTTTTCGACCGCGCCATCATTGAACGTATCGCCCGGTTGGACGGGTCAAAATTCAGGCGTCAACACTGAGCTCTACACGGTGAAAGCCGTGAGCCAGTCGGTTGCCTGGGCAGCCGGGAGCGAGGGACAGGTTCTGGCGACGACCGACGGCGGAACGAACTGGAAACCGGCAGGTGGAGGACCGATCGGCAGCGCCGACATTTACACAGTGAGTGCCCTCGACGCGAACACTGCATTCGTTTCGTCGACACCGGACTCGATCACCTATATCTATAGAACGACAAACGGCGGTTCAACGTGGACGCAGGTCTACAGCCTTGTCGACGGATTTATCGACGGCATCAAAATGATCGATGCGAACAACGGCATCGCTGTCGGCGACCCGGTCGGTGGGAAATGGACGATCCTAAGAACCACGGATGGCGGCGCGACGTGGGGGCGCATCGCAACAGAGCCCGCCCAGGCGGGAGAAGAGGCCGGCTGGAATAACGCAGTGGCGGTCTTTGGAACATCGGATATCTGGTTTGGTACCAACGCGTCGAGTATCTATCATTCTACGGACGGCGGAGCATCGTGGTCGTCGGCTCAGGTCCCGTTCGGAAATTGCGTGAGCGTCAGCTTCAACAGTGCAGCGTATGGAGTTGCCGGTTCTGATTCAAACACCGCCGTCCGGACGACCGATGGGGGAAACACGTGGACGCCTATCTCCATTGGGGGAAGCGGATTTGTCGGGGGTGTGTCGGGGGCTGGAGTCGATTTCTATGCGGCAGAAGGGGGCTCCGTGTATCACAGTTCCGATCGCGGCGCAACATGGACCGCTTCCTTTACCGGATCGATCGGCAGTTTGAATCACTTGGATTTTGCGTCGAACGGTTCAAGCGCGTTCGGCTGGATCGTAAGCTCGAGCGGCGATATCGCGGCGTTCTCGGGGGCTCTCTCCGGAGTTGAAAGGACGGTGAGCACGGTTCCGTCGGAGTTTGTGCTGGGACAGAATTACCCCAATCCGTTCAACCCCTCTACAAAGATTGATTTTCAGATTCCGGCCCAGTCCCGCGTTCTTCTTGTTGTCTATAATTCATTGGGGGAGGAGGTAGCGACTCTGGTGGACAACTTCATGACGGCAGGAACCCATTCCGTCGAATGGAACGGCATGAACCGCTTCAACGCCTCAGCGGCAAGCGGCGTCTATTTCTACCGCCTGACTGCCGGGAAATTTGTCCAGACAAAAAAAATGCTGCTGGTAAAATAA
- a CDS encoding EamA family transporter, which produces MSERFRVYLAYFLVCTIWGSTWLVIKIGLETMTPLLAAGCRFSVASALLFTLIKVQGVKIPFDRSEQIFYVVVALTSFSVPFALVYWGEQFIPSGLTSIVFSIYPFMVALFAYLFLPNEKITGWKISGIVLGFLGILTIFSNDVHVSNPNASWGMAAILLSAILQAYSVIVIKKHGHAIHPFVITFVPMLIGAVLLLAASAALEEYSKVAFTPSAILTIFYLGIFGSVATFVSYFWLLKRVEAVILSLTSFITPIIAVILGVVILGEPFSGRTFLGASFVLGGLAVSNYAEFVKYFIRNRQSAA; this is translated from the coding sequence ATGAGCGAACGGTTCCGCGTTTATCTTGCGTACTTTTTAGTGTGCACCATCTGGGGTTCGACGTGGCTCGTCATTAAGATCGGACTCGAAACGATGACGCCGCTGCTGGCGGCGGGATGCCGTTTTTCCGTTGCTAGCGCACTCCTGTTTACCCTGATCAAAGTTCAAGGCGTCAAAATTCCGTTCGACAGGAGTGAGCAGATTTTTTACGTTGTCGTCGCGCTCACATCGTTCAGCGTGCCGTTTGCTCTGGTCTATTGGGGGGAACAATTCATACCCTCCGGTTTGACATCGATCGTTTTTTCGATCTACCCTTTCATGGTGGCGTTGTTTGCCTATCTCTTCCTTCCGAATGAGAAAATTACGGGGTGGAAGATCTCCGGAATAGTCCTTGGTTTCTTGGGCATCCTCACCATCTTCTCGAACGACGTTCACGTTTCGAATCCGAACGCCTCTTGGGGGATGGCAGCGATCCTTCTGAGCGCAATTCTGCAGGCGTATTCGGTCATCGTCATCAAGAAACACGGCCACGCCATTCACCCGTTCGTGATCACGTTCGTTCCGATGCTCATCGGGGCAGTGCTGCTCCTCGCGGCGAGCGCGGCGCTCGAGGAGTACTCAAAAGTTGCGTTCACGCCGAGTGCCATCCTTACAATTTTTTACCTTGGAATTTTCGGATCGGTGGCGACGTTCGTCAGCTATTTTTGGCTCCTCAAAAGAGTCGAAGCCGTCATCCTTTCGCTCACCTCGTTCATCACCCCTATCATTGCCGTGATCCTTGGCGTTGTGATCCTGGGGGAACCGTTCTCTGGCCGGACGTTTCTCGGCGCATCGTTTGTTCTCGGCGGGCTCGCGGTTTCTAACTACGCCGAGTTCGTGAAATATTTCATCCGGAACCGACAGTCCGCGGCGTGA
- a CDS encoding DUF1015 domain-containing protein yields the protein MPIIRPFRGIRYNQSAVNINTVVAPPYDVISPEQQDQFYDIDPHNVVRLILGREEDRYSSSAKAFDEWQRNGVLMREPAPALYPLVQTFRTAAGAVIQRKGFIALCHLEEFEKGIVLPHEKTLSKAKEDRFKLFKATNSNFSQIFSLYSDAAKKVDGILGRSQSTPAAVDVTFENVRNQLWVISDAAAIENIAREMEPKQVLIADGHHRYETALAYRDLMKSNNPRHNGTELYNYVMMFFTNLDDEGLVIYPTHRVIHSLPKFDWNEFSSTIQEYFTMTEFPSREAMVRTLGDQAKYAYGIIAKGPAKFWIATVKNVSALKTLMPPNLPAEVKDLDVVLLHSYFLGGVLGISVEAQEKKLNIHYLQNVEDCESEVMKGVAQVAFIVNPTKIGQVRAVAKAGHTMPQKSTFFYPKLLSGLVLNKMAE from the coding sequence ATGCCGATCATTAGACCATTCCGGGGAATCAGATACAATCAATCCGCAGTCAATATCAATACCGTCGTCGCGCCGCCGTACGATGTTATTTCGCCCGAGCAGCAGGATCAATTCTATGACATCGACCCGCATAACGTCGTGCGGTTGATCCTCGGCCGGGAAGAGGACAGGTATTCCTCCTCTGCGAAAGCGTTCGACGAGTGGCAGAGGAATGGCGTCCTCATGCGCGAGCCAGCGCCGGCCCTTTATCCTCTTGTCCAGACTTTTAGGACGGCCGCAGGGGCGGTGATCCAGCGAAAAGGATTTATTGCGCTATGCCATCTGGAAGAATTTGAAAAGGGGATCGTCCTCCCTCATGAAAAAACGCTCTCCAAGGCGAAGGAAGACAGGTTCAAGCTTTTTAAGGCGACGAACTCGAATTTCAGCCAAATCTTCAGCCTGTATTCCGATGCAGCGAAAAAAGTCGACGGCATTCTTGGTCGATCGCAGTCGACGCCGGCCGCTGTCGATGTGACGTTTGAAAATGTCCGGAACCAACTGTGGGTGATCAGCGACGCTGCGGCGATCGAAAACATCGCACGGGAAATGGAACCGAAGCAGGTACTCATCGCCGACGGCCATCATCGTTATGAAACGGCGCTCGCCTACCGCGACCTGATGAAATCCAATAATCCGAGACATAACGGGACAGAATTGTACAATTATGTGATGATGTTCTTCACCAACCTCGATGACGAAGGGCTCGTCATTTACCCGACACACCGGGTGATCCACAGCCTTCCCAAGTTCGATTGGAATGAATTTTCCTCCACGATCCAAGAATATTTTACGATGACTGAGTTTCCTTCCCGCGAGGCGATGGTCAGAACGCTGGGAGATCAGGCAAAATATGCCTACGGAATTATCGCGAAGGGACCGGCAAAGTTCTGGATCGCAACCGTAAAGAATGTTTCGGCTTTGAAGACGTTGATGCCGCCGAACTTGCCCGCTGAAGTGAAAGACCTCGACGTCGTTCTCCTCCATTCGTATTTCCTCGGCGGCGTCCTCGGCATTTCCGTCGAAGCACAGGAAAAGAAACTGAACATCCACTATCTCCAGAACGTTGAGGACTGCGAAAGCGAAGTGATGAAGGGAGTTGCGCAGGTTGCCTTCATCGTGAATCCGACGAAAATCGGACAGGTGCGCGCCGTCGCAAAAGCGGGACACACGATGCCGCAAAAATCGACGTTCTTTTATCCCAAGCTCCTTTCAGGGTTGGTGCTCAATAAGATGGCGGAGTAA